A window of Helicobacter ganmani contains these coding sequences:
- a CDS encoding methylated-DNA--[protein]-cysteine S-methyltransferase: protein MIYTQQFHSPLGTIALASDESTLLGLWFEGQKYFTLPKDCVQEQTPILAQTQQWLEIYFSGEIPHFTPPLAPLHTQSTPFRESVWTILRTIPYGRTITYKEIAQTLACQRGIAKMSAQAVGGAVGANPIALLIPCHRVIGSDKSLTGYAGGLKRKEWLLKFESGDRA, encoded by the coding sequence ATGATTTATACGCAGCAATTCCACTCACCGCTTGGCACAATCGCACTTGCAAGTGATGAAAGCACACTACTTGGCTTGTGGTTTGAGGGGCAAAAGTATTTTACATTGCCAAAAGATTGTGTGCAGGAGCAAACGCCGATTTTAGCCCAAACGCAACAATGGCTAGAGATTTACTTCAGCGGAGAGATTCCACATTTCACTCCGCCTCTAGCTCCACTTCATACGCAAAGCACACCTTTTAGAGAATCTGTATGGACAATCTTACGCACAATCCCCTATGGACGCACGATAACTTACAAGGAGATTGCACAAACTCTCGCTTGCCAAAGAGGCATAGCCAAAATGTCCGCTCAAGCTGTGGGCGGTGCAGTAGGAGCAAATCCTATCGCGCTACTTATCCCTTGCCACCGAGTGATTGGGAGTGATAAAAGCCTCACAGGTTATGCGGGAGGTTTGAAACGCAAAGAGTGGTTGTTGAAGTTTGAGAGTGGCGACAGGGCTTAA